CACGATCGCCGGATGCACCCGCAACCGCGCCGCCGTCGCCGCCGACCCCGTGAACGCCACCACATCCTGCTCCTCCACGTGATCCAGCAGCGACCCCGGCTCCCCCGTCACCAGTTGCAGCGACCCCTCCGGAATCAGGCCCGACGCCACGATGTCCCGCACCACCCGCTCCGTCAGGTACGCCGTCTGCGGCGCAGGCTTCACCAGACTCGGCATCCCCCCGATGAACGCGGGTGCGAACTTCTCCAGCATCCCCCACACCGGGAAGTTGAACGCATTGATCTGCACCGCTATGCCCTCACGCGGCACCAGCAGGTGACGACCCACGAACGTCCCCTCGCGCCCCAACCGCTCCACGCGCCCGTCCGGCCAGAAGCGCTCGTCCGGCAGTTCCCGCCGCGCCGCACTCGCGTAACTGAACAGCGTGCCGATCCCACCTTCGATATCCACCCACGAATCCCGCCGCGTCGCCCCCGTCAGGGTGCTCAGCGCGTAATACGCCTCCTTCCGCTCCATCAGGAACGCCCCCAGCGCCTTCAAGGCACGCGCCCGCTCATGGAACGTCATGCGCCGCAACGCCGCGCCCGCTTTCCGCCCGTACGCCAGCGCCCCACCGAAATCCACGCCGTCCGACGAGATCACCGCCACCGGACGCCCATACACCGCGTCCAGCAGCACCTGCCCATCCGCATTCGCATGCCACGAACCAGACACATAAGACGCCGGACGAAGAAGATCAGAAGTCATTGATTGAGTCACAGAAACGCTCCTTGGAAGAGAAAGACGATTCGATCTGAAATTGAGATAGAAGTCGGGGAAACAGGCGCTGCGCGCACCCCCTCCCGGCCGCCCCCCTCAAGGGGGAGGGGAAAAGGAGAGGGTCACACTCCCGTTCCCGACCGGGCGCTTACACTGCCGCATGACGATCACCACGCAGCATGAACTGGACGGCATGACCCTCGCCGGGAAGGTCGTCGCCCGCACCCTGGACGCCCTGCGCGCCGCTGTCGAACCGGGCGTGACGCCCGCCGAACTGGACGCCCTGGCCGGGCAGGTGTTCGCGGGGTTCGGCGCGTTCTCTGCCCCACGTGCCGAGTACGGCGCGCCCGTGAACGTGTTCATCAGCGTGAACGACGACATCGTCCACGGACTCCCCACGAACCGCCCGCTTCAGGCGGGGGACGTGGTGTGCATCGACGTCACGCCGAACGTCGGCGGGTTCGTCGCGGACGCCGCCATCACGGTCGCCGTGCCGCCCGTCTCCCCCACCGCCGCCCGCCTCATCAAGGCCGCCGAGGCCGCCCTGGCGCGCGGCCTGAACGCCGCCCGCGCCGGACAACCCCTGAACGGCATCGGGCGCGCCATTCAGACCGAGGTGCAGCGCCGGGGCTTCACGCTCCTGCCGGAACTCCAGGGGCACGGCGTGGGCCGCGCCATCCACGAGAAACCCGACGTCCCCAACTACTACCGCCCCGCGCTGCGTAAACCCCTGCACGAGGGCCTCGTGATCGCCGTGGAACCCATGATCAGCACCGGCAGAAGCCCCCGCGTCCGCACCCGCCGCGACGGCTGGACCCTCGCCACCACCGACGGCGGCCTCGCTGCCCACGTAGAACACACCATCATGATCATGAAAGGGAAACCGGTGATATTGACGGCGTGACGTGAGGGTCACTCCTCCCCCCGAAGAAAGCGGGTGAGGTGGCTGGTAAACGCCGCAAACTGGGTGCGGTGCAGGGGGTGGCCGCCGCCTGGAATCTCGACCACGCGGGCGTCGGGCAGCTGGCGGGCGGTGTCCTCGATGCGTTCCTGGGGCATCCAGCTGGTCTCCCCGCCTCGCAGGAGAAGTGCCGGGCACCCGATCTGCGCGAGGTCATTCCACCAACGGGCGTTCGTGGCGTGCAGCTCCGGGAACAGCTGCATGGTGGCGTTCCAGTCGTGCCGGACACCCTCCGGAGCCTCGGCAGGCGGCGCGGGCTGCTCCCAGGTGGTCGGCAGCGGCGTATCCACCGTGACCAACTGCCGGACACGCGCGGGGTGCGCCTGCGCGTACAGGTAGGCGACCACACCCCCCAGCGAGAAGCCCAGCAGCACGAAGTCGTTCAGCTGAAGGGCGTCCACGAACGCCGCCACGTCGTCCCGCATGGCCTCCAGGCTGTACTGCTCTGTCCGGACACTCTGCCCGTGCCCCCGCAGATCAAGTGCCACGAGACGAAACTGCGGGGCGAGTGCCTGAGCGGTCACGTCCCAGTCCGAACCGTCCCGACCCATGCCATGCAGGGCCAGCACGGTAGGCCTGTCGGGCGTGCCTGTGTCGCGGTACAGGAATTCCCCTGCGGGCAGTCTCAGCGTGCGTTGCATCGTCACTATGCTCTGCCTATACGCTCTTGAAGCCTTCAAACGGTTCCCGGCATGAGTCGCAGACGTACATGCGTTTGCAGAGGGTCGGGCCAAACGAGGCGGTCATCCTCACGTTCAGGCTGCCGCAGCGGGGGCAGCGGGTGGGTTCCACGTCCAGCTGAATCAGCTGCCCTTCCCCGGTGGGGGCAGGGGGCGCGATGCCGTACTGCCGCAGCCGCTCCCGCGCGTCGTCACCTATCCAGTCGGTCGTCCACGGGGGCGTGAGGGTGCTTTTCACCTCGACGTCCGTCACGCCCAGGTCGCGCACCGCCTGCTCAATGCTGTCCCGGATGACGTGCAGTGCGGGACAGCCGCTGAACGTGGGCGTGAACGTCACCGTCACGCCCCCCGCGTCGCCCACGGTCACGTCCCGCACCATGCCCATGTCCGTGATGCTCACGACGGGAATCTCGGGGTCTGGGACGCTGGCCAGCGCGTCCCAGACGGCAGATGGCTGAATGCTGATGGCCGATGGCGCAGGGCGTTCTGCCTTCTGCCTTCCGCCTTCTGCCATCCGCCCGTTCACCAGACCTCGGCGTCGGGGTGTTGCCGGGCGACGCTCTGCATTTCTTCCAGCAGGGGGGCGAGGTGCTCGGTGTGCGTGTCGCGGCCGGGTTGGGTGGTGGGGGCGTCGGGGAGGGTGAGGCCGCATTTGTCCACGAGGTGCCAGGTGATGAGGTCGGTCCAGCGGGCGTGCACGGCGTTCAGGTCGGGAAGGATGCCGGATGCGGTCAGTTCCGCTTCACCCTCGACTGGCTGGAAGAGTTGCGCGGCGTGCGGCCACAGTTCCGTCAGGGCGGCCTGGGTGCGGCGTTCGCTCTCGGGCGTGCCGAGGGCGAGGCGTTCCACCCACAGGGCAGTGTGCTGCACGTGGAATTTCTCCTCGCGCACGGCCTTCGCGGCGATCTCTGCGAGGGAGGCGTAGGTGCTGCGGGTGGCGGCCTCCAGCCACAGCGCCTCGGAGGTGTCGTACAGGAACTGCCGGACCATCGTGAAGGCCCAGTCGCCCTTCGGGAGTTCCACGAGGCGGGTGTTCCGGTAGTCGTCCGGGCCGCGCCAGAACGCCACCTGATCGGGGTCGCTGCCGCCGAGGGTCTGCGCGAGGCTCAGGTACAGTCCGGCGTGCCCGAGTTCGTCCTGCGCGATGTTCGCCAGTGCGATGTCCTCTTCGAGGATGGGGGCGTGCCCGGTCCACTCGCCGTCGCGGTGGGCGAGGATGATCTCGTCGTCGGCGAGGACCGTGAGTTTCAGCAGGAGCGCCTGCGCCTGCGGGTCGGTCAGGGTGGTGGGGGTGGTGGTCATGCGCCTTCCTCGCTGGGGGCGCGGCCCGGCATCAGCCCGGCGCGTTTCAGTTCGCCGACGTGACGGCCGATCACGCCGTAGTACTGCTGCTGCTTGTACGTCTTCTCTTTCGCCGGGGCAAACCAGCTCTCGACGGTGCCGGGGTCCTCGTCGGTGCGGACGACCGCCGACTCCGGGAAGACCATCCAGGCGAGCACGTCGGGGTGCATGATCTGCGCCTTCCGCAGCGCGTCGCCGCTCCCGCTGGCCTGCACGGTCCCGCTGAGGTCCACGAACGTCATGGAGCGTTTGTTCGTGCGTTTCACGCCCACGTGATACGTCCCGGTCTCGCCGGGCGAGTCCAGCAGCGCGGGGTGGGTGGTCAGTTCCTCGGGCGTGGCGGTCAGGATGTCGTCCTCGCGCACGCACCACAGGCTCACGGCGGCCGGGCGGCGCACAAACACGTTCCGCGCCGTCACCAGCGCATGCGGCGGATCACCCGCGTGCACGCTCCCCACCGCCTGATGCGGGCGGCCGGGGGCGTCCTGCTTGAACACCTCCCAGCGCGGCCACTGCGTATCGGGAGAAGAGGATTGAGGTTGAGTCATTGGGTTTCCTTTCGCAGCTGGGGGGCGACCCCTCCGCCCCCTGCGGGGGCACCTCCCCTTAGAGGGGAGGCAGGGGACTTAAAGGCTCCCCTTGAGGGGAGCTGTCAGCGAAGCTGACTGAGGGGTTCTTCAGTCCGCCGCGACCGCGCGTTGCCGGTCGGTGTAGGCCTGGAGGGCGTCGCGGACCCAGGCGCCGTCGTCGTGGGCGTGCTGGCGGGCGCCG
Above is a genomic segment from Deinococcus seoulensis containing:
- the map gene encoding type I methionyl aminopeptidase — protein: MTITTQHELDGMTLAGKVVARTLDALRAAVEPGVTPAELDALAGQVFAGFGAFSAPRAEYGAPVNVFISVNDDIVHGLPTNRPLQAGDVVCIDVTPNVGGFVADAAITVAVPPVSPTAARLIKAAEAALARGLNAARAGQPLNGIGRAIQTEVQRRGFTLLPELQGHGVGRAIHEKPDVPNYYRPALRKPLHEGLVIAVEPMISTGRSPRVRTRRDGWTLATTDGGLAAHVEHTIMIMKGKPVILTA
- a CDS encoding alpha/beta fold hydrolase, which gives rise to MQRTLRLPAGEFLYRDTGTPDRPTVLALHGMGRDGSDWDVTAQALAPQFRLVALDLRGHGQSVRTEQYSLEAMRDDVAAFVDALQLNDFVLLGFSLGGVVAYLYAQAHPARVRQLVTVDTPLPTTWEQPAPPAEAPEGVRHDWNATMQLFPELHATNARWWNDLAQIGCPALLLRGGETSWMPQERIEDTARQLPDARVVEIPGGGHPLHRTQFAAFTSHLTRFLRGEE
- the paaD gene encoding 1,2-phenylacetyl-CoA epoxidase subunit PaaD; translation: MAEGGRQKAERPAPSAISIQPSAVWDALASVPDPEIPVVSITDMGMVRDVTVGDAGGVTVTFTPTFSGCPALHVIRDSIEQAVRDLGVTDVEVKSTLTPPWTTDWIGDDARERLRQYGIAPPAPTGEGQLIQLDVEPTRCPRCGSLNVRMTASFGPTLCKRMYVCDSCREPFEGFKSV
- the paaC gene encoding 1,2-phenylacetyl-CoA epoxidase subunit PaaC, which produces MTTTPTTLTDPQAQALLLKLTVLADDEIILAHRDGEWTGHAPILEEDIALANIAQDELGHAGLYLSLAQTLGGSDPDQVAFWRGPDDYRNTRLVELPKGDWAFTMVRQFLYDTSEALWLEAATRSTYASLAEIAAKAVREEKFHVQHTALWVERLALGTPESERRTQAALTELWPHAAQLFQPVEGEAELTASGILPDLNAVHARWTDLITWHLVDKCGLTLPDAPTTQPGRDTHTEHLAPLLEEMQSVARQHPDAEVW
- a CDS encoding phenylacetic acid degradation protein, which translates into the protein MTQPQSSSPDTQWPRWEVFKQDAPGRPHQAVGSVHAGDPPHALVTARNVFVRRPAAVSLWCVREDDILTATPEELTTHPALLDSPGETGTYHVGVKRTNKRSMTFVDLSGTVQASGSGDALRKAQIMHPDVLAWMVFPESAVVRTDEDPGTVESWFAPAKEKTYKQQQYYGVIGRHVGELKRAGLMPGRAPSEEGA